One genomic region from Bos indicus isolate NIAB-ARS_2022 breed Sahiwal x Tharparkar chromosome 17, NIAB-ARS_B.indTharparkar_mat_pri_1.0, whole genome shotgun sequence encodes:
- the NEFH gene encoding neurofilament heavy polypeptide, translating to MSFSGADALLGAFAPLHGGGSLHYALARKGGAGGARSAAGSSSGFHSWARTSVSSVSASPSRFRGAGTTSSTDSLDTLSNGPEGCVVVARSEKEQLQVLNDRFAGYIDKVRQLEAHNRSLEGEAAALRQQQAGRAAMGELYEREVREMRGAVLRLGAARGQLRLEQEHLLEDIAHVRQRLDDEARQREEAEAATRALARFAQEAEAARVELQKKAQALQEECGYLRRHHQEEVGELLGQIQSSSAAQTQAEARDALKCDVTSALREIRAQLEGHTVQSTLQSEEWFRVRLDRLSEAAKVNTDAMRSAQEEISEYRRQLQARTTELETLKSTKDSLERQRSELEDRHQADIASYQEAIQQLDAELRNTKWEMAAQLREYQDLLNVKMALDIEIAAYRKLLEGEECRIGFGPSPFLLPEGLPKIPSVSTHIKVKSEEKIKMVEKSEKETVIVEEQTEEVQVTEEVTEEEEKEAKEEEGEAVKSPPAEEAASPEKEEAKSPAEAKSPEKAKSPVKEEAKSPQKEEAKSPAEVKSPEKAKSPVEAKSPEKAKSPVKEEAKSPEKAKSPVEAKSPEKAKSPMKEEAKSPEKVKSPVEAKSPEKEEAKSPEKAKSPEKAKSPVKEEAKSPEKAKSPVEAKSPVKEETKSPEKAKSPVKEEAKSPEKAKSPVEAKSPEKAKSPVKEEAKSPEKAKSPVKEEAKSPEKAKSPVKEEAKSPEKAKSPVKEEAKSPEKAKSPVKEEAKSPEKAKSPVKEEAKSPEKAKSPVKEEAKSPEKAKSPVEAKSPEKAKSPAKEEAKSPEKAKSPAKEEAKSPEKAKSPEKPKSPVKEEAKSPEKPKSPVKEEAKSPEKPKSPVKEEAKSPEKAKSPVKDEAKAPGKEVPKKEEAKSPVKEEEKPQEVRAKEPPKKAEEEKAPAIPKAEEKKDSKKDEVPKKEAPKPEEKKEPAVEKPKEPKAEAKKEEAEDKKKATTPEKEAPAKGKEEAKPKEKTEVAKKEPDDAKPKEPSKAAEKPKKEETPAAPEKKDAKEGKAAEAKKPEEKPKTEAQAKEPGKEASTPGKAKAEKSSSTDQKDSRPAEKAAEDKATKGEK from the exons ATGAGCTTCAGCGGCGCCGACGCGCTGCTGGGCGCCTTCGCGCCGCTCCACGGAGGCGGCAGCTTGCACTATGCACTGGCTCGCAAAGGCGGCGCGGGCGGAGCGCGCTCTGCAGCCGGCTCCTCCAGCGGATTCCACTCATGGGCGCGGACCTCCGTGAGCTCCGTGTCGGCCTCCCCGAGCCGCTTCCGAGGCGCCGGGACTACCTCCAGCACCGACTCGCTAGACACCCTGAGCAACGGACCGGAGGGCTGCGTGGTGGTGGCGCGCAGTGAGAAGGAGCAGCTGCAGGTGCTGAACGACCGCTTCGCGGGCTACATCGACAAGGTGCGGCAGCTCGAGGCGCATAACCGCAGCCTGGAGGGCGAGGCGGCGGCGCTGCGGCAGCAGCAGGCGGGCCGCGCAGCCATGGGCGAGCTGTACGAGCGCGAGGTGCGCGAGATGCGCGGCGCAGTGCTGCGCTTGGGCGCGGCTCGAGGCCAGCTGCGCCTGGAGCAGGAGCACCTGCTGGAGGACATCGCGCACGTGCGCCAGCGCCTGGACGACGAGGCCCGGCAGCGCGAGGAGGCCGAGGCAGCGACGCGCGCACTGGCCCGCTTTGCGCAGGAGGCCGAGGCGGCGCGCGTGGAGCTGCAGAAGAAGGCACAAGCCCTGCAGGAAGAGTGCGGCTACCTGCGGCGTCACCACCAGGAGGAGGTGGGCGAGCTGCTCGGCCAGATCCAGAGCAGCAGCGCCGCGCAGACGCAGGCCGAGGCGCGCGATGCCCTCAAGTGCGACGTGACGTCTGCCCTGCGCGAGATCCGCGCGCAGCTTGAAGGCCACACGGTGCAGAGCACGCTTCAGTCCGAGGAGTGGTTCCGAG TGAGGCTGGACCGACTGTCCGAGGCAGCCAAGGTGAACACAGACGCCATGCGCTCAGCACAGGAGGAGATATCTGAGTACCGGCGCCAGCTGCAGGCCAGGACCACAGAGCTGGAGACGCTCAAAAGCACCAAGGACTCACTGGAGAGGCAGCGCTCTGAGCTGGAGGACCGTCACCAGGCTGACATCGCATCCTACcag GAGGCCATCCAGCAGCTGGATGCAGAGCTGAGGAACACCAAGTGGGAGATGGCAGCCCAGCTCCGAGAGTACCAGGATCTACTCAATGTCAAGATGGCTCTGGACATTGAGATCGCTGCTTACAG AAAACTCCTGGAGGGTGAAGAATGTCGAATTGGCTTTGGCCCGAGTCCTTTCCTCCTTCCAGAAGGACTCCCCAAGATCCCCTCCGTGTCCACTCACATCAAAGTCAAAAGTGAAGAGAAGATCAAGATGGtagaaaagtcagagaaggaaactgtGATTGTGGAGGAACAGACAGAGGAGGTCCAAGTGACTGAAGAAGTGactgaagaagaagagaaagaggccaaagaggaggaaggagaagcagTAAAGTCTCCCCCAGCAGAAGAGGCTGCatccccagagaaggaggagGCCAAGTCACCAGCCGAGGCCAAGTCCCCAGAGAAGGCCAAGTCCCCTGTGAAGGAGGAGGCCAAGTCCCCACAGAAGGAAGAGGCCAAGTCACCAGCTGAGGTGAAGTCCCCTGAGAAGGCCAAGTCCCCCGTGGAGGCCAAGTCCCCAGAGAAGGCCAAGTCCCCTGTGAAGGAAGAAGCCAAATCCCCAGAGAAGGCCAAGTCCCCAGTGGAGGCCAAGTCTCCAGAAAAGGCCAAGTCCCCCATGAAGGAAGAGGCCAAGTCCCCAGAGAAGGTCAAATCCCCAGTGGAGGCCAAatccccagagaaggaggagGCCAAGTCCCCAGAGAAGGCCAAGTCCCCAGAGAAAGCCAAGTCCCCTGTGAAGGAAGAGGCCAAGTCCCCAGAGAAGGCCAAGTCCCCAGTGGAAGCCAAGTCCCCTGTGAAGGAGGAGACCAAGTCCCCAGAGAAGGCCAAGTCTCCTGTGAAGGAGGAGGCCAAGTCCCCAGAGAAGGCCAAGTCTCCAGTGGAGGCCAAGTCGCCAGAGAAGGCCAAGTCTCCTGTGAAGGAGGAGGCCAAGTCCCCAGAGAAGGCCAAGTCTCCTGTGAAAGAGGAGGCCAAGTCCCCAGAGAAGGCCAAGTCTCCTGTGAAGGAGGAGGCCAAGTCCCCAGAGAAGGCCAAGTCTCCTGTGAAGGAGGAGGCCAAATCCCCAGAGAAGGCCAAGTCTCCTGTGAAAGAGGAGGCCAAGTCGCCAGAGAAGGCCAAGTCTCCTGTGAAAGAGGAGGCCAAGTCCCCAGAGAAGGCCAAGTCTCCTGTGAAAGAGGAGGCCAAGTCCCCAGAGAAGGCCAAGTCCCCAGTAGAGGCCAAGTCCCCAGAGAAGGCCAAGTCTCCTGCGAAGGAGGAGGCCAAGTCCCCAGAGAAGGCCAAGTCTCCTGCGAAGGAGGAGGCCAAGTCCCCAGAGAAGGCCAAGtccccagagaagcccaaaagccCTGTGAAGGAGGAGGCCAAGtccccagagaagcccaaaagccCTGTGAAGGAGGAGGCCAAGtccccagagaagcccaaaagccCTGTCAAGGAGGAGGCCAAATCCCCAGAGAAGGCCAAGTCTCCTGTGAAGGATGAGGCCAAGGCTCCTGGGAAGGAGGTCCCAAAGAAGGAGGAGGCCAAGTCCCCtgtgaaggaggaagaaaaacccCAGGAGGTGAGAGCCAAAGAGCCCCCaaagaaggcagaggaagagaaagctCCAGCCATACCCAAAGCTGAGGAGAAGAAGGACAGCAAGAAAGATGAGGTGCCCAAGAAGGAGGCTCCAAAGCCCGAGGAGAAGAAGGAGCCTGCTGTGGAAAAGCCCAAAGAACCCAAAGCTGAAGCCAAGAAGGAAGAGGCTGAAGATAAGAAAAAAGCAACCACCCCAGAGAAGGAGGCTCCTGCCAAGGGGAAGGAAGAGGCCAAGCCTAAAGAGAAGACTGAGGTGGCCAAGAAGGAACCAGATGATGCCAAGCCCAAAGAACCCAGCAAAGCAGCAGAAAAGCCAAAGAAGGAAGAGACGCCGGCAGCACCAGAGAAAAAAGACGCCAAGGAGGGGAAGGCCGCAGAAGCCAAGAAGCCTGAGGAGAAACCCAAAACAGAGGCCCAAGCCAAGGAACCTGGCAAGGAGGCCTCCACACCCGGGAAAGCCAAGGCTGAGAAATCCTCCAGCACAGACCAGAAAGACAGCAGACCTGCAGAGAAGGCCGCAGAAGATAAGGCCACCAAGGGAGAGAAGTAA